A stretch of DNA from Oligoflexus sp.:
CATGCCTGGTCCCGCTGACAGGAGTCAGAGTCACATTTGCCGAGTCTTGCAGAGGAATCCACTGAAAGGTGAGCGGGCTCGCAATCACATTGCCGCCGATGTACATGCTCACCGTGTCGCCAGGCAGCGCATCGAACTGGGGCAGGATAACGATGCTCGGATCATCCGTCCAAAGACTTTGACCCTGAATGGCGACAGACCCGGGGACGTAGCTTTTATCATAGGTCAGCGTTAAAGGAATGTCGGGACAGCTGTTTCCGGCAGCATCACGGATTTTCACTTTGATTTTCTTGGTGCCCTCTCCGGGCGACAGGACGACGAGTTCTTCCGTCGCGTTTTCAAAGGTCTGATCGGATTTGAGTGTTTCCACATCACCTTCGACGCGGAAATAAAGAGGGCCGTCATTGGTCGCCGAGATGCGGGTCCGCACATAGCCCGTGGCGGTCTTGCTGGCGATCGGCTGCGCCGTGCAGTCGGTCGGGGGCAGGCTTTTGCGGACGATGGTCGTGTCCATCATGGGGCCATCGGTGCCAAAGATATTGCGATATTTCACCTTGAGATGCTTGATGCCGTCGCCTTCGCCGAGTTTCAGGAGAACCTGATCATCCCCTGGAATGTCATAGTATTGTCCAGCCGACAGCTCGGAGTCCAAGTCGCCTTCCACCCAGACCTCTTTTACGTTCTTCCCGCGCGTCGCCGGCAGGACGAGATAGACATAAGCGTCGGCGCTGGCATCTTCGGAAAAATAGGGCTCGGGCGTGGGCGGTACTTCCGGGCTGGATTTCCAGGACAGGCGATCCTGCACATAGGGTTTGCCGTTTTCCTGATAAAGCGTGATGTCGATGAAAACCTCACCAAAATCATCAGCGTTCAGTATGGTGCTCTCACGCAGATCCAGGATGGTGTCGAAGGGGACTTCCGCCGTGAAGCCCTGGCCCGTGATGCTGAAAGTCGGTTTGAAATTGCCGAGGACCTCAAGGCGCAATGAGTTTTGGGTCGTGGCGGTGGCCTCACGCTCCAGATAGTATTTGATCAGGCCGCTGTTGGACCCACCGCCGCAGCTGCCGATGCAGAGGAGCAGCAGGACCAGGGGCCAGTCACTGATCGTTGCTCTGCGTAATGGTCGTGACATTGATATAGAACCAGGTATAAGAAGGTCCGGATTTCAAAACAAAGATCATATTCGGATACGTAACGATGGGTTTGGTGCCGGCCATGACCATCACATCAGCATCGCTGGCGCCGGCTGTAATGAAGCCACCATTGGCCAGAGCGGGCGTGCCCTGACCAGCCGTGAAAGCTTCGGAGACCATATCAATCTGCTTGCCGCCGGAAGCCGCCGTGAACATAGCCTGAAGGTCTGTTTCCGTGGGATCGAGCGCATAGGTGTCTTCCGCCAGAACCATCGCGATGGAATCAAGCCGTACATCATCGCAAAGGATATCACTGCCCGTACCCGTCACCGTATTATTGCATTTCAATTGAAAGCGGAATTTGCCGTTACCGCTGGCTGTGATATCCACGAGCTGGACCTGGTTGATGGAAAAGTTCGGTGCGGCCTGGCCGTCGACGACCAGCGAAGCCGATTCGCGGACCACGGCCTCGCCCAATGTTTCGGTAGCGCCTTGAGTGACTTGGGAAAACTGATAGTGAATTTCGCCGGCCGCCACCACGGGATTGGCAATGGTGCTGATGACGGTCACCGTTAATTCATCAGCAGGGTTGGCACTGGCGACTTCAAAGGTGGCCACATCTCCCGCCAGCCAGGTGTCGAAGGCGGCGCCAGCCTTGGGCGTATAGGTCTTGCCGTTGAGCGAGAACGTGGTGAGTTTCGCAAGGCAGTTGCGATCGAACTCATAGACTTCAAGATAGGCCTTGGTCTGGGTCACGGTTGCCGTATGCGTGGACGCGCATCCGGTCAGATCGATGGAAAAGGTCGTGGCATTGGCCGCGAGTTCCAAACCGCTAGCCGCATCATCGAGCCGGAAGGTATGAAGAAACGTGCGCCGCTTCAGGGTTGTGGTGCCCGGGGTCTCGCTGGCCGTTTCCTCGTCGGTATACTGAACCGGCTGCTCGTCGGAGCAGGCGGCGAGAAGGGTCGTGACCAGAGCGGCGATATATATCTTTTTGTGATCGAACATGCTGTTTCCTCTTACCGTAAGGTCACAATTCATCCGTGCAGGAAACTCTTCATGCAAAGGCGATCGGCACAAATGAGGAAGCTCTGAATGCTTCGGAATAATTTTGCAGAATCAGGAGCCTGGAGTCCCTCGTTCCCAAACCTTTCCCCGTGGTAAGACCGCTTTTTCCAAGGTTCCCGGATACATACCGGAAGGCATGAAAGCCAAAACATTCCTGGCGTTTCACCGATAGGGAGGAAGCCATAAGGAGTCGTCTTGCGCCCTGCGTTTTTCATCCTGAGCCTTCTGCTTGCCTTCGCGAGGACGGCCGAGGCGGGCTTGACCCTTATGGGTGGAGCGGGGGCGAGCGTCGGAAATTTGACGAAAAGCTCGGGTCCGCTTTTGAGCAAGGGCTATCACTATTCCCTTATGCTGAGTTACGTGCCGGAGTCAGGTCGCAGGCCCTGGCCTTTGGTTTTTGGTGTTCAGGTGAAGCAGCATAAGGTGAATTTCACCGAAGATGGCGTGAAGAAACGGGCGACCTATAATCTTTACGGCGGGCACCTGGGTTTATCGCTGATGCTCACGCCGAGTTTCACGCTGCAGGTCAGCGGCGAATACTATGGAACCGCGAAGATCTCGGTGCTGTCCTCGCACCAGGTTCGTTTGAACGGCAACGCTTATAAGTATTCCAGCTTCGAGCAGTATGAAGGCGGCGCAGCCAGTGGACTGCGCTTTCAGATCAGTCATGACAAGGCTGATGGTCAATTCAGCGCTCGCAACCGCTATCGCAGTGGGCTAGGGGTCAGCCTTGTCCAGCAGAGTTTTGGCACGGAAAGCACCAAGATCACCACATCCGATAGCGAGCTGACGCCCTCACAGACCCTCACTCAATCCGAAGTGTCCTATCGCCTGATCCTCATGAGCGTCGATCTTTATATCGGCCTCACCTTTTAATTCTGCTAGGATGCCTCCAACTCATCCGACCCTTTGAACGAAAAGGACATTGATCCATGACGACAATTCTGGTTCCGGTTCTGGCGCTCTGTGTGTGGACGTTTGTGCTCTGGTTTTGGATGTATATGACGCGACTGCCGGCGATGCGGAAGGCGCGCATAGATGCCCGCAAAATCAAAAGGAAGCATGAACTGGATGGGTTGCCCGTCGGGGTGCAGCAGATCGCGGACAACTACAATCACCTGCATGAGCAGCCCACGGTGTTTTACGCCCTGGCTTTTTACAGTCACCTCGTCGGCGTTGCGGACAGCCTGAACATACAACTGGCCTGGGGCTATGTGCTCCTGCGGGTCATTCATTCTCTGATTCAATGCACAAGCAATTACGTTCCGCTGCGCTTTATGGTCTTCACAGCGGGATCTCTCGTCCTCATGGCGATCGCTATGCGTAATGTGCTGGCGCTTTTCGCTTAAAACGGGGCGGGGAAGGCGTTGTCTTCCTCGCCCGTCACCACGGCTCTCTGCACGCGATCAAAGCCGCTCATGATCTGCCGGTAGGTCTTGCTGCGACCCAGGAAGGCCTGGATCAAAGCCACGTTATTATCGGCGTTGGAACGGAAATAGCTCGGCATGGCGTTGGTGATGATATCGAAGAACTTGGACGGGCCATAGCCTGGATTCACAGCCGCGTGCGCGTCGCGCAGGGCATTGTCCACATAGGCGAAGGTATCGCAGCCGTTGACGAAGAAGAGCTGATACTGGCCTTGGACGAAAGTACCGAGACGCGCCAGCGCCCGGATATTCGCGCCCAAACCGGAGTGGCCGTTGTAGGAGACGAGGTCGGATGTTTTCGTGCGCTCGTTATAGCGTTTTCTGAAGGCATCATCGGTGGACAGGATGCCATCAATCAAGAGGATTTCCACATCCAAGGTCCCCTGAGCCGTTTCAAAGATCATGTTGATGGCCGGATAGGCAACACCGGGGCGGGTTCCGGCCGGGACTTCGACATCCTGCGTGGTGGGCTCACCCAAGCGGCTGCGCAGCATCGCATACATCTCGTTATAAGCCGCGATTCCGGCATCACTGTTGCTGGTCGCGCCGTCTTCATATTTGCCGAAGACCGCGGTGATCACCGCCCGATCATCCTCCCAGATTTTTGCGTATTCCGGGGATTGACCCGAGGTATTTTCCACGCTGACGGCCAGGTTCACCGGAAAGCGGGCGACCTGCCCGGCGTTTTCCGCTTCGTTCATTTTTGTTTTGCAGGCCTCGGGCTGTGGGCGGTAGTAATACCAAAAGTTCCCGGGCCCCATATCATGCGCGTCGGGGGTGATGCAGTCCTCCTGAAAGGCGCTGAAGAACGTCACAAGGTTTTGATTGTCCCCGTAGGCCGGCACCACGAGTTCATAGCTTTCCGGCAGGGCCAGGTCACGGCGCCAGGCAATCAGCACCTTGGCCGCATAGTGCACTTCGAAGGAACCGTCACCGTCGGGGATTTTTTCATTGATGGTCAGCTGCAGGCGATTCAGATCCGCGCCCCCATTGATTATTCAATTGACCTGTCATATACTGAAGCTGGGCCCTTACCTGGCGTTCAATGGCCGCGTTGCTGGTGCTGCGGGTGCGAATCACCCCATTGCTGATGATCCCATCTATGCCGATGGAATGCGCGCTATCAATCTTGAGTTCACTGGTTGCGGGGCCTTGCTCGGCGCAGGCGGTGAGGGCCAGGGCGGCCAGAGCAGCTCCTACTGTGCGTTTTGTAAGCATACGTTCTCCTGGTTGAATAAAGCATGGGTTTATCCACTCCAGTAGAGCACAGTCAAAACGACAGTAATAGTTTACGGAAAATATTTCCCGGCTCGCCGAAACTGGTGTACATACGGCAGCTGCTTACAAAATAGTCAGAGGAGTTCGGAAACGATGTCCACGTTTGCACGCGATATTACCGACAGTGAATTTGAAGATCAGGTCCTGAACGCATCCGGTCTTGTGCTCGTTGATTTTTGGGCGCCGTGGTGCGGTCCCTGCCGGTCGATCGCGCCCTTTATTGAGCGCGTGGCCCAGGAATTTCAGGGTGAGGTCGCGGTGGTGAAGCTGAATGTGGATGCCAACCCTCGGTATTCGAGTCAGCTCGGCATTCGTTCGATTCCGACTTTGATCCTGTTCCGGGCGGGGACCATCGTGAAGGAAATTCACGGCGCCCCCGATCCGAAGCAGCTGGTGGACCTTTTGGAAAATGCGCTGCAGGAATCCTAGAGATCCTTCAGACTATTCTGTCCCTGCCGACTGTAATCGACGGCTTTCAGCATGATGCGCGCGGCTTCCTGCGGCGCGTGAAAGCCCGAGGAATTCTCCGCTTCCGCGAAGTCCAAGAGGAACTGCGCCTTGCGTTGGAAATCACGGGCCTTGCTGAGCTGCTCGGGTGCGGCGGTATCCTTCACTTTTTCGATGTCCTTGATCAAGGCCACGACCGCATCCATTGCCAGATTCCGCATTTCAAAGTGATTGCCCTGGATCACGGCCACGCGATTTTTCATGTCGTCTTCCGTACTCTTGTGACAGGTGAGACACGCGCGATTGATATTCAAAAGCGGACTTTGAACGTGGTGATCGGAAACCTTCATCGCCCCGCTGCGGGTATAGGGCATGTGGCAGTCGGCACAGGCCACGCCTGATCGTGCGTGGATGCCCTGACTCCACAGTTCGAATTCAGGATGCTGCGCTTTCAAAGCCGGAGCGCCGGAAATCTTATGCTCCCAATCCTTGTGTCCGACCTCGTCGTAGTAGGCGAGGATCTGATCCGCTTTGATGCCCTGCGCCCAGGGATAGGTCAGGCGTTTTTCAGGTCCTTTGAAATAGTATTCGACGTGGCATTGCGCGCAGACGTAGGTGCGCATCTCCTGACGCGAAGCCTGCTTGTTCACATCATAATCAGGCTGACCGAGGAAGGCTCTATAGGCGCGAATGCCTTCCATGAAGGCCGGACGCGTGACACGCAGGGCCAGTGTTTGAGGCTCGTGGCAGTCGATGCAGCTCACCGGGTGCGTGACGTGCGTGCGGGCTTCCTGATAAGGCATGCTGTTGATCGCTTCAAAGCCTTTCTGCAGATCCCCATCCCCCAGTTTTTTCATCGTCACATAGGTCGAGGCATGACAGTGAATGCAGGTGCCCGGCTGCTGCACGACCTTCTGCCTTTCCGTATAGATCTGATCGACCAGCATATAAGCGTGGCCACGCTCCTCGCGGAAATCCTTGGAGAACGCATAACCGGCCCAGAGATCCTTCAGCCTTGGATCCTCTTCCAATTTCGATTGCGCGACCACCGAACGCGGATCGGCCTCGCTTGGCGTGCGGGCGAGCGCTTCGCTGCCGCCGAAACGGGTTCTGACCTGATCCACGGTCTTCCTATAGCCTTCGTACTGCAGGGGAAAATTCTTGCCCCATTCCGCTGGATTTTCTTCATCATCACCGATTGCGGCGATATTGATGAAGGTCTGCCGGGCTTCATTCTTCCGTTCCATGATGTTGACCAAAAGAGCGGAAATCCCCAGGGCCAGAAAGGTGGAGACGGCCACGCTGATCATGACGATCCGGGTGCGACTCAGCTGACGAAACTTCTCAAACATGATTTTACCTCATATGTCCAACATCACGGTGACACGATATGCATGCGCCTTCGCCGGCTGTCTGGGCCACCGCATCGGCGGCGTGAAAGATTTGACTGTGACAGGCGCGGCAGTTGGCTTCGACGACATCCAAAGAATCCTGCTTGATACGCATGGGTTCTTGAAAATGTCCGGTCGTGAACGCCCACGAATGCCGGATGCCATGGATAGCCTTGGTTTTGTACTTCCCAAAAAAATCGTGCGGAGTATGGCAGCCATTGCAATCCGAAGCCAGCCTGTGGCTCGACATCTGCCAGGAATCATAGTTGTCCTGCATGATGTGGCAATTCACGCAGGCCTGAGGGTCGCTTGTGAAATATGACGAACCTTTTGCGTAGTGGAAGGTGAAGACGCCAAGGCCCAGGAATATCCCGGTTGAACAGCCCATGATCACATAAAGCAGTCTATTACGAATACGACGTTGGTCCATGAAGGGTCGAAACTCCTGGATAAAGATGCTTGCGTGTTCTCACTAAGCAAGGGTCTTGCCATGGAGAAAGCTCGAATTGAGTATGCCATCAGGGCTCGCGGTGATTTCAAGCTACAAAATACGTCCTAACATTGGATTTACGTAAGGATCATGAAGTCTCATTGCGCCTTTCAGAATTTGTCTCTACAAAACGAGAGTCGCCCTCGTCAAAAATTCCAGTGACCTCGCACGTAAAGGAAGCCTATGAAGCTCTACGTGGATCCTATTACGGTGAATTGCCGTAAAGTGCTGGCAGGGTTCGAGCTGCTGGATATTGACTATCAGCCGGTCTTCGTTGACTTGCTTCATGCAGCTCTTCCCGTACTCGCTGATGGTGATCTGGTTCTTTTCGAACCGAACGCCATCCTTCAGTATGCTGCAGAGAAAGCGCAGCGTTCAGCGTTCTATCCTGCAGATCGCACCACCCGCGCCGAGATTCGCCGCTGGATGCTGTGGGAATCGTCGTCCTGGTACCCGAGCTGCTATATCCTGATGGTGGAAGGCTCGGTCAAACCTCGGCTCGGTCAGCCCGCGGATAAAAGAATACTTGCCGAGCAGGAGAAGAATTTTCATCGGCTCGCCCATACATTGGATGACTGTCTTAGTCGGCATCCTTATCTTTGCGGGGATCAGATGACGCTGGCTGATCTGGTGGTCGCGGCGCCTCTCTATCTGCATCCTTATCAAAAATTGCCCATAGAGCATCATCTGTATCTGGAACGCTGGCTGACGGAGAGTATGAGCTGTCTGCCCTGTTGGAATCCCGTGCGTGAGCGCGCCTCATCCCACGCGATGAGTCGCGAAGATATAACCATGGTTCTGTTTGATAATTGAAAGGATAAAGAATGGGAATGATCGGAACAGTCAACGCAGCCGCTCGCAAATTTCTGAGTCAACCGCATCAGCTTTTGATCGATGGCCAATGGGTCGCTTCGGTCGGGGGGCAGAACTTTTCCGTGGAAAATCCCGCCAATGGAGATACGATCAGCCAGGTTGCAAAAGGTGAGGCTCCCGATGTCGACCTTGCTGTTCGCGCGGCCCGTGCGGCTTTCGAAGGGCCCTGGTCGAAGATTTCAGCCAGCGATCGCGGTCGTCTGCTTTGGAAGATCGCCGATCTGATCGAGCAGAACGCCGATGAGCTGGCCCAGCTGGAATCCTTGGACAATGGCAAACCCATGACCGTAGCGCGGGCTGCGGATGTACCGCTGGCTGCGGATATCTTCCGCTATATGGCGGGCTGGACCACGAAAATCGCGGGCAAGACCTTTCCCCTCTCGGTGCCGTATACCCCCGGTGCGGAATATTTTGCGTACACCAGCAAAGAACCTGTCGGTGTCGTGGGCCAGATCATACCCTGGAATTTCCCGCTTTTGATGGCGTCGTGGAAACTGGCTCCGGCTTTGGCTGCTGGCTGCACCGTGATTTTGAAACCGGCGGAGCAAACACCTCTCACCGCTTTGCGTTTGGCTCAGCTGATCACCGAAGCGGGTCTGCCCAAGGGTGTGGTGAACGTCGTCACAGGCTTCGGTGATGCCGGTGCGCATCTCGCGCAGCATCCTTTGGTGGATAAGGTCGCCTTTACCGGCTCGACCGAAGTGGGGCGTTTGATCGTGGCCGCTGCGGCTGGCAACCTGAAAAAGGTTACGCTGGAGCTGGGTGGAAAATCGCCGAACATTATTTTTGATGATGCGGATCTGGATTTGGCGATTCCCGGCGCGGCGAATGCCATATTCTTTAATCATGGACAGTGCTGCTGCGCAGGTTCACGTCTTTTCATCCATGATAAAGTCTATGACAAAGTCCTGGATGGCATTGCGAAAATCGCTGGCTCCATTCAATTGGGTGAAGGGCTTGATCCCGCGACACAGATGGGACCTTTGGTTTCCCGGGAACAGCTCGATCGCGTGTGCTCCTATGTGAAGTCCGGTGTGGATGCCGGCGCGCGGGTCGTGGCGGGTGGTCAGAGTCTTGGGCGCTCGGGTTACTTCATGCAGCCGACCATCCTTGCGGATACGCGGAGTGATATGAAGGTCGTGCGCGAAGAAATCTTCGGGCCGGTGGTGGTGGCTCTTCGTTTTCATGATGACGAGGATCTGCTGCGCCAGGCGAATGATTCCGAGTATGGTCTGGCGGCCGGGATCTGGACGCGGGATGTGAAAAAAGCCCACCAGGTGAGCGCGCGCCTCAGAGCCGGCACGACCTGGATCAACTGCTACAATATCTTTGATGCGGCTTTGCCCTTCGGTGGCTATAAGCAGTCCGGTTGGGGGCGTGAGATGGGCGAGGAAGCGCTCAATCTTTATCTGGAAACCAAATCGGTTTGCCTTTTGAAATAGTTCAACCGGGGCCCGGCTTTCAAGGCTGGGCCTTGCCCGTTTCGTTTGGCGAATTGTGCTCAAGCTCCGGGAATTTGAGTAGACTTACCGATACATTAGCAAAAAAATCGAAGTCAAAACTTACGGTAAACCACGATCAGGTCGATGAACGGGAGGTCACTGCGAAGGAGCGGCCTCAATGGATGTTCAGAATTTGGAACGTCGTCGTCTGCGGATGGTCCTGGTGCTGGTCTGGCTTCTTTATCCCTTCTACTGCGCCTTTGGCTCCTATTTCCAGCTCTTCAACGCCAAATGGTGGATGATCATACCCTCGTCCGTGGTGGCCATGGCCCTTCTTTTTCTGGATATTCAGGGTAAAAGGGTGCTCGGGTCATTGCCGGTCTTTTTTTTCATCTCGGGCCTTTTATGCGGCTATCAGATTCTGGATTCCGCCTATCAGATGAAATTCACCGCAGCGGACACGCTTTCCATTATCACCGTGGGGGCCAGCTGGATGCTGGGGCAGGCGAGCTATCGCTGGGCTTTGGCCTTTGCCTTCAGCTTTCTCCTCATGATCGCCTCGTATATCTATGCGGCGCCGGCATTTCCCTTTGAACGCGCCTTTCTTTTGAACGGCATGGTGACCGTGGATGTCGTCATCGCTGTTGTGCTTTATATTTACCGGCGTTCGCAGCAGGAAATGCTGCTGACCCGCAATATGATGAATAAGCAGAATCAGGA
This window harbors:
- the trxA gene encoding thioredoxin, giving the protein MSTFARDITDSEFEDQVLNASGLVLVDFWAPWCGPCRSIAPFIERVAQEFQGEVAVVKLNVDANPRYSSQLGIRSIPTLILFRAGTIVKEIHGAPDPKQLVDLLENALQES
- the nrfH gene encoding cytochrome c nitrite reductase small subunit, producing MDQRRIRNRLLYVIMGCSTGIFLGLGVFTFHYAKGSSYFTSDPQACVNCHIMQDNYDSWQMSSHRLASDCNGCHTPHDFFGKYKTKAIHGIRHSWAFTTGHFQEPMRIKQDSLDVVEANCRACHSQIFHAADAVAQTAGEGACISCHRDVGHMR
- a CDS encoding MAPEG family protein, whose product is MTTILVPVLALCVWTFVLWFWMYMTRLPAMRKARIDARKIKRKHELDGLPVGVQQIADNYNHLHEQPTVFYALAFYSHLVGVADSLNIQLAWGYVLLRVIHSLIQCTSNYVPLRFMVFTAGSLVLMAIAMRNVLALFA
- a CDS encoding ammonia-forming cytochrome c nitrite reductase subunit c552, with amino-acid sequence MFEKFRQLSRTRIVMISVAVSTFLALGISALLVNIMERKNEARQTFINIAAIGDDEENPAEWGKNFPLQYEGYRKTVDQVRTRFGGSEALARTPSEADPRSVVAQSKLEEDPRLKDLWAGYAFSKDFREERGHAYMLVDQIYTERQKVVQQPGTCIHCHASTYVTMKKLGDGDLQKGFEAINSMPYQEARTHVTHPVSCIDCHEPQTLALRVTRPAFMEGIRAYRAFLGQPDYDVNKQASRQEMRTYVCAQCHVEYYFKGPEKRLTYPWAQGIKADQILAYYDEVGHKDWEHKISGAPALKAQHPEFELWSQGIHARSGVACADCHMPYTRSGAMKVSDHHVQSPLLNINRACLTCHKSTEDDMKNRVAVIQGNHFEMRNLAMDAVVALIKDIEKVKDTAAPEQLSKARDFQRKAQFLLDFAEAENSSGFHAPQEAARIMLKAVDYSRQGQNSLKDL
- a CDS encoding glutathione S-transferase family protein; protein product: MKLYVDPITVNCRKVLAGFELLDIDYQPVFVDLLHAALPVLADGDLVLFEPNAILQYAAEKAQRSAFYPADRTTRAEIRRWMLWESSSWYPSCYILMVEGSVKPRLGQPADKRILAEQEKNFHRLAHTLDDCLSRHPYLCGDQMTLADLVVAAPLYLHPYQKLPIEHHLYLERWLTESMSCLPCWNPVRERASSHAMSREDITMVLFDN
- a CDS encoding aldehyde dehydrogenase family protein, yielding MGMIGTVNAAARKFLSQPHQLLIDGQWVASVGGQNFSVENPANGDTISQVAKGEAPDVDLAVRAARAAFEGPWSKISASDRGRLLWKIADLIEQNADELAQLESLDNGKPMTVARAADVPLAADIFRYMAGWTTKIAGKTFPLSVPYTPGAEYFAYTSKEPVGVVGQIIPWNFPLLMASWKLAPALAAGCTVILKPAEQTPLTALRLAQLITEAGLPKGVVNVVTGFGDAGAHLAQHPLVDKVAFTGSTEVGRLIVAAAAGNLKKVTLELGGKSPNIIFDDADLDLAIPGAANAIFFNHGQCCCAGSRLFIHDKVYDKVLDGIAKIAGSIQLGEGLDPATQMGPLVSREQLDRVCSYVKSGVDAGARVVAGGQSLGRSGYFMQPTILADTRSDMKVVREEIFGPVVVALRFHDDEDLLRQANDSEYGLAAGIWTRDVKKAHQVSARLRAGTTWINCYNIFDAALPFGGYKQSGWGREMGEEALNLYLETKSVCLLK